From a single Caldalkalibacillus salinus genomic region:
- a CDS encoding TRAP transporter permease, producing MGDDQHKHIMELEGSDRHLRQGWARIVLSFSVLMGLFHLYIAGFGFFPGVGSREYLVLHLTFGLILVFLIFPIKKGLGQSSIPWYDCVLALCSAFVGLHIMFHMTAPHIMNRNPSGIDLLVSALLIVLVLDATRRVVGKPLVIIASIFILYFFLGEYMPGQFHHTRGDLTRFLHEMGYTLSGVFGTPIYASARYVFIFILFGAVLEATGAGKMFIDLALRAFGRYKGGPAKASVLASGMMGSISGSSTANAVTTGTFTIPLMKKVGFKPHVSGGIEVAASSSGQFLPPIMGAAAFIMVEFTGLPYIDIIKSALIPAILCYTAILFMVHFEASKNKIRGMSKDELVSGRQLLISQGYLIVPVLVLIYFLVLEGRSVFYAAFFSIILLMVLAYFAHKFKERVGRSLFLAGVLFGFAYGIERLLAHVDQNFIRWHAEIALMIVLGTVLALAFAVMQKTFNIETAPVRFGWKQLLHGFELAARNALSVVVACATAGILIGVLQLTGLSTKFVRIVTGFSEDLTAMLPAFMVTDHTQLYFALILSMFACLLLGLGLPTTATYIILAAIVAPVLVTLGLPVLVAHLFVLYYGVLADDTPPINLPAYATAGIAKAGPLRTGVQGFKYDSGALLLPFAFALNPSILLLTDDPWPIVLVNILTALLGIIAFASFIQNWLCRTYHKVERWIALVTALLLVHFHWITDVIGALALGVLFARQYWQQSRSQPKSNIHTSGRHSSHND from the coding sequence ATGGGGGATGATCAACACAAACATATCATGGAGTTAGAAGGAAGCGACCGTCACCTGAGACAGGGCTGGGCACGCATCGTTCTGTCGTTCAGTGTACTGATGGGACTCTTTCATCTCTATATAGCGGGTTTTGGCTTCTTTCCAGGGGTCGGTTCACGAGAATACCTCGTCTTGCATCTCACCTTCGGATTAATACTCGTTTTTCTCATCTTTCCTATTAAAAAGGGGTTGGGTCAATCATCCATCCCCTGGTACGATTGTGTACTAGCGTTATGCTCTGCATTTGTGGGTCTTCACATCATGTTTCATATGACCGCCCCTCATATTATGAATCGTAACCCATCGGGGATAGACCTACTCGTATCTGCCTTGCTCATCGTCCTCGTACTGGACGCGACGAGGCGGGTCGTGGGCAAACCGTTGGTGATCATTGCTAGTATCTTTATCCTCTACTTCTTTCTGGGTGAGTATATGCCAGGGCAGTTTCATCACACGCGAGGGGATTTGACTCGTTTTTTACATGAGATGGGCTATACTTTATCTGGGGTTTTTGGCACACCCATATACGCTTCAGCGCGCTACGTCTTTATCTTTATTTTATTCGGCGCTGTGCTAGAGGCGACAGGAGCGGGAAAGATGTTTATTGATCTCGCGCTGCGGGCCTTTGGGCGATATAAAGGCGGCCCTGCCAAAGCGAGCGTGTTGGCCAGTGGTATGATGGGGAGTATTTCGGGCAGCTCTACGGCCAATGCGGTTACGACGGGGACATTTACCATTCCGCTCATGAAAAAGGTGGGTTTCAAGCCGCATGTGTCGGGGGGCATTGAAGTAGCCGCTTCCTCCAGTGGGCAATTTTTACCGCCGATCATGGGGGCTGCAGCGTTTATCATGGTTGAATTCACAGGCTTACCTTATATCGATATCATTAAGAGTGCACTTATCCCAGCTATCTTGTGTTACACCGCCATTTTATTCATGGTGCACTTTGAAGCGTCCAAAAATAAAATACGCGGGATGTCCAAGGATGAACTAGTGTCAGGACGGCAACTTCTCATTTCACAGGGCTATTTAATCGTTCCCGTCTTAGTTCTCATCTACTTCTTAGTTCTTGAGGGACGTTCCGTATTTTACGCAGCCTTTTTTTCCATTATTCTATTAATGGTGCTCGCCTACTTCGCTCATAAGTTTAAGGAGAGAGTGGGCAGGAGTTTGTTTTTAGCAGGTGTATTATTTGGCTTTGCCTATGGGATAGAACGTCTATTAGCGCATGTTGACCAGAACTTTATTCGCTGGCATGCAGAAATCGCCCTGATGATCGTGTTAGGTACAGTACTGGCTCTCGCGTTTGCTGTGATGCAAAAAACATTTAATATTGAAACGGCCCCAGTGCGATTCGGGTGGAAGCAGTTGCTGCACGGTTTTGAACTCGCGGCACGTAACGCCTTGTCTGTCGTCGTAGCATGTGCCACGGCCGGTATCCTGATCGGGGTGCTACAACTAACAGGCTTATCGACGAAGTTCGTCCGTATTGTGACCGGATTCTCTGAAGATCTGACGGCCATGTTGCCGGCGTTTATGGTCACAGATCATACGCAGCTGTACTTCGCTTTAATTCTCTCCATGTTCGCTTGTTTATTATTAGGCTTAGGCTTACCGACGACAGCTACGTATATTATTCTAGCGGCCATTGTCGCACCCGTTCTCGTCACATTAGGACTGCCAGTCTTGGTCGCACACTTATTCGTCTTATACTATGGCGTGTTAGCGGATGATACCCCACCTATTAATCTACCCGCCTACGCGACAGCCGGGATTGCCAAAGCCGGACCCCTACGTACAGGGGTGCAAGGGTTTAAGTACGACTCGGGGGCGTTGCTATTACCGTTTGCCTTCGCCTTAAATCCGTCTATACTCTTACTCACAGACGATCCATGGCCCATCGTCCTCGTCAATATCTTAACGGCCTTACTAGGGATCATTGCGTTTGCCTCTTTTATTCAAAACTGGTTATGTCGCACGTACCACAAAGTGGAGAGATGGATAGCTCTGGTCACCGCCCTCTTACTGGTTCATTTTCACTGGATAACGGACGTGATAGGTGCCTTGGCCTTAGGCGTCTTATTTGCCCGTCAGTATTGGCAACAGTCTCGTTCTCAGCCCAAGTCAAACATCCACACAAGCGGGAGGCATTCCTCACATAACGATTAA
- a CDS encoding zinc-dependent alcohol dehydrogenase, with protein sequence MKAVTLQGVKDVKVKEVKDPKIEKKDDIIVRITSTAICGSDLHLIHGMVPNTPEDFIIGHEPMGIVEETGPDVEHLKKGDRVIVPFNVSCGQCYYCQHQLESQCDNANPHGEAGAYFGYSETYGGYAGGQAEYLRVPYGNFTPFKVPEDSEMEDEKILFLSDIVPTAYWGVEEGGVKSGDTVIVLGCGPVGLLAQKFAWLKGAKRVIAVDYIQYRLAHAKKTNSVETIDFTKEENVGNHLKEMTKGGADVVIDCVGMDGKMTTMELVQSALKLQGGSMGAIQIASQAVRKGGTVALVGVYGTRYNAFPLGDFFARNIMLKMGQAPVIHYMPELYHMIKQGEFDPTDIITHRMPLEKAEQGYEIFDTKSDDCIKVILKPS encoded by the coding sequence ATGAAGGCCGTAACATTACAAGGTGTAAAAGACGTTAAGGTAAAGGAAGTCAAAGACCCTAAGATTGAGAAAAAAGATGATATCATTGTGCGCATTACGAGTACAGCTATTTGTGGCTCTGATCTACATTTAATTCACGGCATGGTCCCCAATACGCCAGAGGATTTTATTATTGGACATGAGCCTATGGGTATTGTTGAGGAAACGGGACCGGATGTTGAGCATCTCAAGAAAGGAGATCGTGTCATCGTCCCCTTTAACGTTTCCTGTGGACAGTGCTATTACTGCCAACATCAGTTAGAGAGTCAGTGCGATAATGCTAATCCCCACGGAGAAGCGGGCGCTTACTTCGGTTACTCGGAAACGTACGGCGGTTATGCTGGTGGTCAAGCGGAGTATCTAAGAGTGCCCTACGGTAATTTTACGCCATTTAAGGTCCCAGAGGATAGCGAAATGGAGGATGAGAAGATTTTATTCCTATCGGATATTGTACCCACCGCTTATTGGGGGGTAGAAGAAGGTGGGGTGAAGTCAGGAGATACCGTCATTGTTCTGGGATGTGGTCCCGTTGGTTTACTCGCTCAAAAATTTGCTTGGTTAAAAGGGGCCAAAAGGGTCATTGCCGTCGATTATATTCAATACCGTTTGGCGCATGCAAAGAAGACTAATAGCGTTGAAACGATAGATTTCACTAAAGAAGAGAATGTCGGCAATCACTTAAAAGAGATGACCAAAGGTGGAGCTGATGTTGTCATCGACTGCGTAGGGATGGACGGGAAGATGACGACGATGGAACTCGTACAAAGTGCCCTCAAACTACAAGGTGGTTCCATGGGCGCCATCCAAATTGCTTCGCAAGCGGTGAGAAAAGGTGGAACTGTGGCTTTGGTTGGGGTATACGGTACACGCTACAACGCTTTTCCACTCGGGGACTTTTTTGCTCGAAATATCATGTTAAAAATGGGACAAGCACCCGTCATTCACTATATGCCTGAGTTGTACCACATGATTAAGCAGGGGGAGTTTGACCCAACAGACATTATTACCCATCGCATGCCTTTAGAGAAGGCGGAGCAGGGTTACGAGATTTTTGATACGAAGTCTGATGACTGTATCAAAGTGATATTGAAGCCGTCGTAA
- a CDS encoding FixH family protein — protein sequence MKIYNTCLLGLILVLLLSACVSGESVDDQTVHLLQVDLEYEPENIEPQENVILAVHILQGDEPVDDALVVQFEVLQEGEDPLFLTAELEDNGRYTAQVSFDEEGIYHVMAHVTARDMHVMPHDVIPVGSFTHNEIEEAKRSKPGSRYDHGYLNENQSDEAQTDEANR from the coding sequence ATGAAAATATACAACACATGCTTACTAGGGCTAATCCTTGTTCTACTTTTATCTGCCTGTGTCTCAGGTGAGTCAGTCGACGATCAGACTGTACACCTACTTCAGGTAGACTTAGAATATGAACCGGAAAACATAGAACCACAGGAAAACGTCATACTCGCGGTACACATCCTTCAAGGCGATGAGCCTGTTGATGATGCCCTCGTTGTCCAATTTGAAGTCCTACAAGAGGGTGAGGACCCCCTTTTTCTTACAGCGGAGCTAGAGGATAATGGACGGTATACAGCTCAAGTGTCCTTCGATGAAGAAGGGATTTATCATGTGATGGCACATGTAACAGCAAGAGACATGCATGTGATGCCGCATGACGTCATACCAGTCGGATCATTTACACATAACGAAATAGAAGAAGCCAAACGCTCAAAACCAGGTTCTCGTTACGATCATGGTTATCTAAACGAGAATCAATCAGATGAAGCTCAAACAGATGAAGCTAATAGATGA
- a CDS encoding SCO family protein, which yields MKHRLYVIISCATFSILLLVACGQTEIKERLDWAVDEDDEFTAVNEEGEPVTISDYHGEVWLAYFMFTSCDTVCPMMTTNMIELQERLEAKGLKPPIVALTVDPKRDTPDVLQEYRQQHSIDPEQWDFLTGYTREEVKDLAEDFNTVLEEMTDTDQYLHGTRFYLIDQKGVIAKTYSGLQEIPFEQMVQDTKALSQ from the coding sequence ATGAAACACCGTCTATACGTGATCATCAGCTGCGCTACATTCAGTATTTTATTACTAGTGGCTTGCGGACAAACGGAAATCAAAGAGCGATTGGATTGGGCTGTAGATGAAGATGATGAGTTTACGGCTGTGAACGAAGAGGGTGAGCCTGTCACCATCTCAGATTATCACGGTGAAGTGTGGTTAGCTTATTTTATGTTTACATCCTGTGACACAGTGTGTCCTATGATGACAACGAATATGATTGAATTACAAGAAAGACTAGAAGCGAAAGGCCTGAAGCCACCTATCGTAGCGTTAACTGTGGACCCTAAAAGGGATACACCTGACGTGCTGCAGGAGTATAGACAACAGCATTCTATTGATCCTGAACAGTGGGATTTTCTTACGGGTTATACAAGAGAAGAGGTTAAGGACCTTGCAGAGGACTTTAACACTGTGCTCGAAGAAATGACAGATACAGACCAATATCTTCATGGCACCCGTTTTTATCTCATAGATCAAAAGGGTGTTATTGCTAAGACGTACTCAGGGCTACAAGAGATTCCTTTTGAACAGATGGTTCAAGATACCAAAGCGCTTTCTCAATAG
- a CDS encoding DUF1850 domain-containing protein produces MRSALFQKQLPLGIFIITLTTVLLCLLLTVFLHVFSPDTVLVIEDVKSGQILWQEDIQAGEWFYHEYLHSVEKSPVIEKFKVNRAGEILTMESWTKSFGAGLPYEQQGTVEMVDGFYVLKDLHRPIHGGAFLMQPSNKYPHTFHFRDHRIMLSEEPYASTRIKIEVRHLTWLEAILEH; encoded by the coding sequence GTGCGCAGTGCCCTTTTTCAAAAGCAATTGCCTTTAGGTATATTTATCATCACTCTGACAACGGTCTTACTATGTCTACTGCTAACGGTTTTCCTTCACGTGTTCAGTCCCGATACCGTGTTGGTGATCGAGGATGTGAAATCGGGTCAAATCCTGTGGCAGGAAGATATACAAGCTGGAGAATGGTTCTACCATGAGTACTTACACTCAGTTGAGAAATCACCCGTGATAGAGAAATTCAAGGTGAATCGTGCAGGGGAAATCTTGACGATGGAAAGTTGGACAAAATCATTTGGCGCTGGCTTACCGTATGAGCAACAGGGCACGGTCGAGATGGTCGACGGCTTTTATGTGTTGAAGGATTTGCATCGACCTATTCATGGTGGAGCGTTTCTGATGCAACCTTCTAACAAATACCCACACACATTCCATTTTCGAGATCATCGTATCATGTTATCGGAAGAGCCTTATGCCAGTACAAGAATTAAAATCGAAGTCCGTCACCTTACATGGCTAGAAGCTATTTTAGAACACTGA
- a CDS encoding TAXI family TRAP transporter solute-binding subunit, protein MKKLSVILALLLALGLMLVACGGTDEEQQNGEPGQGVDDGAKDRVDDEHADWVKDVTILTGGEAGVYFPIGVAIGDILDANVEGMTAAGVTSGASLVNVAELDEAEAEMALVQNDMAYYALEGTQMFEGALSGFQGLATLYPETIQIVTTADTGIETVQDLVGKRVAIGDVGSGTEANATQILEAHGITHDDFSVEFMGFGDASTALQDGNVDAAFVTAGTPTGAIQQLGAVTDVRLVSIEAEQIDTLVNKYPYYTEVEISADTYGLDTDVSTVAVQAMLIVREDLPEEQVYEITKAIFDNLQVLQNTHDRGHDITLETALDGMSIDVHPGAQRFYDEP, encoded by the coding sequence TTGAAAAAGTTAAGTGTGATATTGGCCCTTTTACTCGCTTTGGGTTTGATGCTCGTTGCCTGTGGCGGTACCGATGAAGAGCAGCAGAACGGGGAACCTGGCCAAGGTGTAGATGACGGTGCCAAAGATAGGGTCGATGACGAGCATGCTGACTGGGTGAAGGATGTCACTATTCTAACGGGTGGAGAAGCCGGTGTGTATTTTCCTATTGGGGTTGCCATAGGTGACATTTTAGACGCCAATGTTGAGGGGATGACTGCCGCCGGTGTGACGAGTGGTGCTTCGCTTGTGAACGTCGCTGAATTGGATGAGGCAGAAGCTGAGATGGCCTTAGTCCAAAATGACATGGCTTATTATGCACTAGAAGGCACACAAATGTTTGAGGGAGCATTATCAGGATTTCAAGGGTTAGCAACCCTTTATCCCGAGACGATACAAATTGTGACAACGGCTGACACAGGAATAGAAACGGTACAAGACTTAGTTGGGAAACGCGTGGCCATCGGTGATGTTGGTTCAGGCACAGAAGCGAATGCCACTCAAATTTTAGAGGCACACGGTATCACACATGATGATTTTAGCGTGGAGTTCATGGGGTTTGGGGACGCTTCTACTGCCCTGCAGGACGGTAATGTAGACGCCGCATTCGTCACTGCGGGAACGCCGACGGGGGCGATACAACAACTAGGAGCAGTGACGGATGTTCGTCTGGTTAGCATTGAAGCTGAACAAATTGACACACTGGTGAACAAATACCCCTACTATACCGAAGTTGAGATTAGTGCAGATACTTATGGGTTAGATACTGATGTTTCTACTGTTGCTGTGCAAGCGATGTTAATCGTCAGAGAGGATTTGCCAGAAGAGCAGGTATATGAAATCACAAAGGCGATCTTTGATAATCTACAAGTGTTACAAAACACCCATGATAGAGGGCACGATATCACCTTAGAAACAGCGCTTGATGGCATGTCCATAGACGTTCACCCAGGGGCGCAACGCTTCTACGATGAGCCGTAA
- a CDS encoding catalase, whose translation MSDQRKLTTNQGVPIGDNQNSRTAGQRGPTLLEDYQLLEKLAHFDRERVPERVVHARGSGAHGVFVVKNSMKRYTKAAFLQEEGTETPVFVRFSTVIHGQHSPETLRDPRGFAIKFYTEEGNYDFVGNNLPVFFIRDAMKFPDMVHALKPDPQTNVQDPDRYWDFMSLSPESTNMLVHLFSDEGIPANYRQMRGSSVHAFKWVNEHGNMVYVKLKWVPKQGIQNLTMEEAKAVQAEEFNHASIDLYQAIEAEDYPEWDLYAQILDPADIDNFDYDPLDATKDWFEEDIPSVFVGTMTLNRNPENVFAETESVGFNPGVLVPGIEPSEDKLLQGRLFSYSDTQRYRIGANYQQLPINCPFAKVDNNQRDGAMPFKQQNDRINYEPNRYSETPQEDPSYTEHQTPVQGYAGRNKIEKTNDFGQAGQVWRRYTEEEQATVIKNMTADLENVAEETVLRAVCNFYRADEDLGRRLAESLNVDITPYLEHISQ comes from the coding sequence ATGAGTGATCAGAGGAAACTAACCACTAATCAAGGTGTCCCTATTGGTGACAACCAAAATTCTCGTACGGCAGGTCAGCGCGGACCGACTTTATTAGAGGACTATCAGCTGTTAGAAAAGCTGGCGCACTTTGACAGAGAACGTGTACCAGAAAGAGTCGTCCATGCGAGAGGATCTGGGGCACACGGTGTGTTTGTTGTTAAAAACAGCATGAAACGTTATACGAAAGCAGCCTTCCTACAAGAAGAAGGGACAGAAACGCCTGTGTTTGTCCGTTTCTCTACCGTCATTCACGGACAGCATTCTCCAGAAACGTTACGTGACCCACGTGGCTTTGCCATTAAGTTCTACACTGAAGAAGGAAACTATGATTTTGTAGGGAATAATCTGCCCGTGTTTTTCATACGTGACGCCATGAAATTCCCTGATATGGTACACGCCCTCAAACCAGACCCTCAAACAAACGTGCAAGATCCAGACCGTTACTGGGATTTCATGTCCCTGTCCCCAGAATCAACGAACATGCTCGTGCATCTGTTTAGCGATGAAGGGATCCCAGCTAATTACAGACAAATGCGGGGTTCAAGCGTCCATGCATTCAAATGGGTGAACGAACATGGCAACATGGTTTATGTCAAGCTTAAATGGGTGCCTAAGCAAGGGATACAAAACCTGACGATGGAAGAAGCCAAAGCGGTTCAGGCAGAGGAGTTTAATCATGCCTCAATTGATCTATATCAAGCGATTGAAGCGGAGGACTATCCTGAGTGGGATCTCTACGCGCAGATACTAGACCCGGCAGACATCGATAACTTTGACTATGATCCGTTAGATGCCACTAAGGACTGGTTTGAAGAGGATATTCCATCCGTCTTCGTAGGAACGATGACCTTAAATCGTAATCCTGAAAATGTGTTTGCCGAAACAGAATCAGTAGGCTTTAACCCTGGGGTGCTTGTCCCTGGTATCGAACCTTCTGAGGATAAACTTTTACAAGGTAGACTCTTCTCTTACTCCGATACACAACGTTATCGAATTGGGGCAAACTATCAGCAACTCCCGATTAACTGCCCATTTGCTAAAGTGGATAACAACCAACGCGATGGCGCGATGCCGTTTAAACAACAGAATGATCGCATCAACTATGAGCCAAATCGCTATAGTGAAACACCACAGGAAGACCCGTCATATACTGAGCACCAGACACCTGTTCAAGGCTATGCGGGTAGAAACAAGATCGAAAAAACGAACGATTTCGGTCAAGCAGGCCAAGTGTGGCGCCGTTATACTGAAGAAGAACAAGCAACCGTTATTAAAAATATGACGGCAGATCTCGAAAATGTGGCTGAAGAAACGGTATTACGTGCGGTATGCAATTTCTATAGAGCCGATGAAGATTTAGGTCGACGGCTTGCCGAAAGTCTTAACGTGGACATCACACCTTATCTCGAACATATCAGTCAATAA